The DNA region CGTCGAAGGACGGCACGCGTATTCCGATGTTCATCGTGCACAAGCGGGGGCTGGTCCTCGACGGGAGCCACCGGACGTACCTGTACGGCTATGGCGGCTTCGACATCTCACTGACGCCGGCGTTCTCCGCGTCGATCGTCGCGTGGATGGAGCGCGGCGGCGTGTTCGCGCAGGCCAACCTGCGCGGGGGCGGGGAGTACGGCAAGGCCTGGCATGATGCCGGCCGTCTCAAGAACAAGCAGAACGTGTTCGACGACTTCATCGCTGCGGCTGAGTACCTGATCTCGAACGGTTACACGACATCAGCCCGGCTGGCGATTGGCGGCGGCAGCAACGGCGGCCTGCTCGTGGGCGCGTGTATGACGCAGCGCCCCGACCTGTTTGGTGCGGCCGTGCCGGCCGTCGGCGTGCTCGACATGCTGCGGTTTCACAAGTTCACGATCGGCTGGGCGTGGACCTCTGACTACGGCAATCCCGATGAGCCCGAAGACCGTGCGGTGTTGCTGAAGTATTCGCCACTGCACAACATCAAGCCCGGCACGCACTACCCGGCCACGCTTGTCATCACCGCGGACCACGACGACCGCGTGGCGCCGGCGCATAGTCACAAGTTCACGGCCACGCTCCAGGCCGCGCAGGCAGGCCCCGCGCCCATCCTCACGCGCATCGACGTCAAGGCAGGCCACGGCGCCGGGAAGCCCACCGCAAAAGTCATCGCCGAGAAGGCGGACGTGTGGGCGTTCCTGGAGGCGGTCCTGGGTTCAGGGTCCAGAGTCCAGGGTTCCTAGAATTTCGTAGCGCGGCCTGGGCTTGCCTCGCCATAGCGCGAAGCGCGGAGGCGGGTCCTCAAGGCCGCGGTGTTCGGCGCGCTTGAGACCCAGCGCGCCCTACGAAGGCATTTAGAATTTCGTAGCGCGGCCTGGGTCTCAAGGCCGCGATTGGGCAACCAGAAACGCCGCGCGAGCGCGGACCTGGTAGCTGGCGTCGCGCGTTCGGATCGACACGGTATGAAATCGCCCGTCGGCGGGGACAGTGGCGATTGAAATGCGGTAGGCCTGTTGGAGGGCGATCACACTTGCTGTCAGCGGGCTTGGCTGGCCGGGAGTCGGCGGCGCCTTCCGCATCTCGACGGCCAGGCCACCGGTGGTGACGGATAGCCGTTCCAGGGCCAGACCTGGCCTGACGAGCGCTATCTGATCTGACGTCTGCGAAAGAAGCATCGGGCCACCCACGCTGACCGTCGAAATCGGAATGCCGAGGGCGATGGCACGGTCAGCAACCTCGCTGAGGTTCTTGTGGTTCCCGGTGGACTTGCCGTCGGTGATGAGGATGACCGCCCGGCGGCCCGGCTCGGGTTCCAGCACAGTCAACGCAGCATCAAGCGCGTCCCAGATCGGCGACGGTCCGGTGCGTTCGTTCTCGCGCGGAGCGATGGCTTCAACCAGGCCCTGACGCGCGAGGCGCCGGTTGGTCGTAAAGGCGTTCGCCATGACTACTCGTCGGGCGAACGAGGCAAAACGAACGCGATCTTCATTCCTGAACTGCGCCAGCAGCTCGTCGTTCAACGCCCTCTCAACATCCCCGCCCCTCGACACCCCCGGCCACATCGTGCTTGCCGTGATGTCGATCATCACGACTACGGTGATGGGGCTGTCGTCAACCACGCATGCCTCGATCGGGACTTCGCGGTCGTCAACGGTCACGATGAAGTCGTCGCGGGTCAATCCACCCACAAATGCCAATCCACTCACAAACTTCCCACCCACAAACGAATCGCCGATCCGTTCGACCACCGCCTCGATATGGACCCTGGACTCTGAACGCTGGACCCTGGACTCTGGACCCTGGACGAAGAGGGCTCCCGCGATTGCCGCCATCGTCGCCAGCACGCGAATCATCGCGCGGCCCCAGCCACATAACTCCGCCTGGCCCGGACGTTGAGGTCGCGATTGCGCGTCACCACTTCGATCGATCGCGTTTTTCCATCGCTCGAGCCTTGCACGATGCCGATCAGGTATTGCCGCCGCAGCTCTTCTGCCACCCGGCCAAATGTGGTCTCCAGGTCATCGTCATTCGCCAACTCGAAGTGTCCGCCTCCCGTGCGGGCCACCAGCTGCACCATCTGCCCGTCCAGGGAAGAAGTCAGCACAGTGGCTGGAGTTTTGTTGCCGCCGGCTAGTCCGATGGCATAGATCATGAAGCCGCCGGCGAGTGTCCTGCGCTCCACTTCCTGGCGTCCGACGTCAAAGCCAGGCAGGCTGCCGGCGGCGACGCCGTCAGTCAGCGTCAGCACCACGCGCCGGCCTGTTTCGGACTCGAGCGATCGCACCGCTTCATTGAGGCCGCCCCACAGCGGCGTGGAGCCGCCAGGCCAGAGCTCCTCGCCCAGGATCCGCTCCAGTCGACCTTTGTCATTGGTGAGCCACGGGCTGATCGCAATCTCCTCGCCGAACGTTCCGATACGTGCGCGATCCTCCGGACGCAGGGCGCGAATAAAGTGCAGGGCGCCCTCTCGCACCCGCAGCAGCCGGTTCGCCATGCTGCCGCTCATGTCGAGCAGCACCACAACCGTGATCGGCTGTATCTCGTTGGAGAAGACGGTGATGGGAACGGGCTTGCCGGAGTCGAACACCTCGAAATCTTCGCGCGTCAGGTCAGGCACCAGGCGCCCGTTGCGATCCTGCACGGTGGCATAAATCGGCACCGTTTGTGTACCGGCGCGGAATGTCGGGGCTTGTTGTGCAGCACCCAGCATCGGCGCCGCGGCGGCGAACACAACCAGCGAGCGAAGGATGGCTCGCACTGGCAGCCTGCTAGTCGTGACGCAGCGACACGAGCGGGTCCACGCGCGAGGCGCGGCGCGCGGGCCATGCACTCGCGAGTGCGGCCACCACCAGGGGCAGCACGGCCATCAAGGCAAACGTCACGGGGTCCGTGGCATCGATGTCGAACAACATGTGGCGCACCGTGCCGGTCAGCCACCACGCGGCCATCAGTCCCACGCCCACGCCAATGGCCGTGATCGTCAACGCCTGGCGCAGCACCAGCGTGACGAGTGTCGAAGGCGTGGCGCCCAGCGCCAGCCGGATGCCCAGTTCGCGCGTGCCCTGCGCCACCAGATACGCCATCACGCCGCCGATGCCGATACTGGCCAGCACCACGGCCACGCCGGCGAACAACGACAGCAGCACCATCGCGAACCGCCGCCGCGCCAGCGACGCTTCCATCCGCTGCTCCATCGTCTGCATCCGGTACACCGGCACAGCAGGGTCAAGCGAGCGAACCACCTGTGTGGCTTGCGTCATGAGGGCGCTCGGGTCGGCATCGGTGTGCGCCACCACAAAGAGCGACCGCGCGCCGGTCTGTGTGAGCGGCCGATACAGCGCGATGCGCGAGTCAGCATCGAGCGCGTACTGCTTCACCGTGCCGACGACGCCGACGATGGTTTCCCAGGGGGAGGTGGAGGCGGCGTCGCCGAACTTGAGGCGTTTGCCGATGGGATCGGTGTCGGGGAAGAGATCGCGGGCGAGGCGCGCGTCGATGATGACGGCGCGCGGCTGATCCGGCGTGTCGGTCGCCGTGAAGAGACGACCGCGATGGAGCGGAATCTTCATCGCTTCGAAGTAGCGGCCGGCCACCGTGCGCATGTCGGCGTTGATGAAGACTTCGCCAGACGGAGGCACGCGGCCTTCAATGGTGATCGGGCCCCAGGCAAAGAAGTTGCTCATGGGCAGCGCGGTCACGCCGCCGGAGGCCGTCACTCCTGGGATGGTGTCGAGTTGCTCCCACAGTTTGCGATACGCCTCGCGAATCGCTTCGGCGTTGGGATAGCGCGGTCCCGTGAGCGTCAGCTCAAGTGTGAGCACACCGGCGGCGGAAAATCCGGGCGAGACCTGTTGCAGGCGCGCGTAGCTGCGTACGAGGAGTCCAGCACCGATGAGCACGAGTACCGCGAGCGCGACTTCGCCGATGACCAGGAGGCGCCGCAGGTGATGGCCACGGCCCCAGAGAGTGTGGGCGCCTGATCCGCGAACACCGTCGCGCAGCACTCCCTGGACGTCGAGCCGCTGCAGGCCCAGGACGGGCGCGAGGCCGAAGAGCAGCCCTGCGGCCATCGAGACGACGAGCGTGAAGAGCAGGACGGTGCCATTGATTCCGATGTCGCCCAGACGCGGCACGTTCTGCGGCTGCAGTTCCTGAATCCAGCGAATCCCCAGTTCCGCCAGCACGATGCCGAGCACGCCACCTGCGAGAGAGAGCAGCAGGCCCTCTGTCATCAGTTGCCGCGCAATCTGCGCGCGAGTGGCTCCGAGGGCCGTGCGCACGGCCATCTCCTTGCGGCGATCCAGCGCGCGCGAGAGCAGCAGGTTGGCGACGTTGGCGCAGGCAATGAGCAACACGCAGCCCACGGCGCCCGCCAGCAGCCAGAGCGTCGAGCGCGCATCGCCCACCACTTGTTCGTCGAGCGGCACCACGCTGAACGTCAGCCCGCCGTTGGGTGGATACACGTCCGGATACGTCTGGCGGAGGCTGGCTGTGATGGTGTCCATCTCAATCTGGGCCGCCTGGGCGGTCACGCCCGGCGCCAGCGTGCCCATGATGTTGTAGTCCTCCCTCGTGCGAATGGAGGCCGCGTCGGCGGCCATCGGAAGGGGCAGGTAGAGGTCGCCATCGGCCACCACGCCCAGCGTGGGCAGCACTTCCCG from Acidobacteriota bacterium includes:
- a CDS encoding VWA domain-containing protein; amino-acid sequence: MIRVLATMAAIAGALFVQGPESRVQRSESRVHIEAVVERIGDSFVGGKFVSGLAFVGGLTRDDFIVTVDDREVPIEACVVDDSPITVVVMIDITASTMWPGVSRGGDVERALNDELLAQFRNEDRVRFASFARRVVMANAFTTNRRLARQGLVEAIAPRENERTGPSPIWDALDAALTVLEPEPGRRAVILITDGKSTGNHKNLSEVADRAIALGIPISTVSVGGPMLLSQTSDQIALVRPGLALERLSVTTGGLAVEMRKAPPTPGQPSPLTASVIALQQAYRISIATVPADGRFHTVSIRTRDASYQVRARAAFLVAQSRP
- a CDS encoding VWA domain-containing protein yields the protein MRAILRSLVVFAAAAPMLGAAQQAPTFRAGTQTVPIYATVQDRNGRLVPDLTREDFEVFDSGKPVPITVFSNEIQPITVVVLLDMSGSMANRLLRVREGALHFIRALRPEDRARIGTFGEEIAISPWLTNDKGRLERILGEELWPGGSTPLWGGLNEAVRSLESETGRRVVLTLTDGVAAGSLPGFDVGRQEVERRTLAGGFMIYAIGLAGGNKTPATVLTSSLDGQMVQLVARTGGGHFELANDDDLETTFGRVAEELRRQYLIGIVQGSSDGKTRSIEVVTRNRDLNVRARRSYVAGAAR
- a CDS encoding ABC transporter permease, which translates into the protein MSLLKSAIRSFGSSRAVAAVAVLSLALGIGANTAIFSVVHALLLKPLPYANADRLVILWNRSPGLNITEDWFSTAQYFDIKTRHRGFEQLAIAIGANANLTGDSEPERVGTIRVSSNLLPMLGAGALHGQLFGPQHDTPGQPPTAVLSHGLWSRRYGADPAVVGRTILVNGQPVTVAGVLMRGFSLPREVLPTLGVVADGDLYLPLPMAADAASIRTREDYNIMGTLAPGVTAQAAQIEMDTITASLRQTYPDVYPPNGGLTFSVVPLDEQVVGDARSTLWLLAGAVGCVLLIACANVANLLLSRALDRRKEMAVRTALGATRAQIARQLMTEGLLLSLAGGVLGIVLAELGIRWIQELQPQNVPRLGDIGINGTVLLFTLVVSMAAGLLFGLAPVLGLQRLDVQGVLRDGVRGSGAHTLWGRGHHLRRLLVIGEVALAVLVLIGAGLLVRSYARLQQVSPGFSAAGVLTLELTLTGPRYPNAEAIREAYRKLWEQLDTIPGVTASGGVTALPMSNFFAWGPITIEGRVPPSGEVFINADMRTVAGRYFEAMKIPLHRGRLFTATDTPDQPRAVIIDARLARDLFPDTDPIGKRLKFGDAASTSPWETIVGVVGTVKQYALDADSRIALYRPLTQTGARSLFVVAHTDADPSALMTQATQVVRSLDPAVPVYRMQTMEQRMEASLARRRFAMVLLSLFAGVAVVLASIGIGGVMAYLVAQGTRELGIRLALGATPSTLVTLVLRQALTITAIGVGVGLMAAWWLTGTVRHMLFDIDATDPVTFALMAVLPLVVAALASAWPARRASRVDPLVSLRHD